The DNA window TATGGTATTTCTGGAAATCATTAAGTCATGTGATAGGAAGCTGttaatatattttcagaattCACTTAAAGGCatttctgcaaaaacaaaacaaaaaattcccaaacccaaccaaacagggaaaaacaaaccaaaccctttcctctctccttctcctttccttgtttttcttgcagAATTTTCTAATGCAAAAGATCATTCCTGGACCATGGAGGTGCTGCAGTGTGATGGCTGTGATTTCCGAGCTCCATCCTATGAAGATCTAAAGGCTCACATTCAGGATGTTCATACTGCTTTTCTGCAGCCAACAGATGTCTCTGAGGAAAATCCTAGCCAGCCGAGGTCTGGTTCCATGAATGCTAGCAACCAGACTGAGAgtgaattttcttctgtaaagGATGAATTTACAATTGCAGATGAAATAGCAGGTAAACCTCAACCTTAAGCCTCGAGCTCACATGTGACttatttcagtgcattttaatTGGTATGTTTCggtgtgatttttaaaaactgttatcTTTATCGCTATGGTAGTGAAGGGAATGATATTTAGTTACagccatatttttttctataaatgcaAACATGTGGATTTGTCATCTTGCTATTTTTCACATGCTTCTTCATATtgcttcttttccttgctttacaCTGCCACAAGCTCTAGAACAATTTTGAACTTTACTAGTGTacctttttatttcaagaagcTTATTTTGGAAATTGTCTATCCCAGTTTCTGTAACATCAGTTAGTTTTCTGACCATTCTCGTATGCACAGGTCTAATCATAAATAAGTGAGGGAATGCTGGTGTGATTAATGTGTTCAAGATGTGTGTGTATTCATATGCATACAGGGTAGATGGGGGAAACtgtctaattttatttatttacatgtttactttttaattcttattttaggGCAAAATGCAACAACTCAGATGGGGACTGGAAGTTATTATAGCCAGAGCCAAAGTTTTTATGGTCAACACATGGCTCCAAATCCTAAACCAACCAACAAGTTTTTCCAGTGCAAATTCTGTGTGCGTTACTTCCGATCTAAAAACCTCCTCATAGAGCACACTCGCAAGATTCATGGAGCACAAGTTGGGAGGAGCTCAATAGGGTCACACACTGCTGGTTCCTTAAATTACAACGTCATGATGCACAAGGGGTTTGGCAAAGTTTTCTCTTGCCAGTTCTGCACCTACAAATCACCAAGGCGCGCAAGGATTATTAAGCACCAGAAAATGTATCACAAAAACAATCTGAAGGAGAGTTTAACTCCTACTGCTGCCTCTGCTGTATCTGAATTGACATCTGCCTCTGTGTCAGTGCAGGAACCCTGCAAGGAATTGCCTGCAGAGGTGGTAGAACGGAGCATTTTGGAGTCCATGGTCAAGCCTCTAACAAAGTCCAGAGGCAACTTTTGCTGTGAATGGTGCAGTTACCAGACACCTCGAAGGGAGCGCTGGTGTGACCATATGATGAAGAAGCACCGCAGCATGGTAAAAATACTGTCAAGTTTGAGGCAGGAACAAGACAGAACCAGTGCACCTGATGTGCAGAGTAAGAGTGCCCAGCATGCCTCCTCAAACTCTAATTATATCTCTATGAATGTGACAGGACATGATTTGTTGAATGCTGATGTCTCAAACTTCAGAAGCTCTACAGGCAATTCCCTTATTAGGCCCAACTCTTCTGTATCCTCTAAGTTTTCTTCTGTGTCTTATCTTCAAATGAAGTCTAAATTACCTCACAACTCGGGCATAGTTAATTTGTCTGACAGATCCCGCTATGGAGTTGCTGAAATGACAAATTCTTCTGCTGACTTGGAAACAAACAGTATGCTAAATGACTCCAGCTCAGACGAAGAGCTAAATGAAGTGGACAGCGAGAATGGCTTGAACTCTGTGGATCACCAGACTTCAGGGATATCTGCAGAGCAACTGGTGGGATCTGATGGCAACAAGCTGTTGGAAACAAAAGGGATTCCCTTTAGGAGATACATGAACAGGTTCCAATGTCCTTTTTGCCCTTTCCTCACAATGCACCGCCGAAGCATCTCCCGTCACATTGAGAATATCCACCTGTCTGGGAAGACAACTGTATACAAATGCGATGAATGCCCTTTCACCTGTAAGAGTTGGTTAAAGCTTGGAGCTCATAGGCAATGTCATGCAGGTACAACATCAGACTGGGACACTGTGAATTCTCAGAGTGAAAACATTGTCTCCTCTTTGAATGACAACACGGTTTCTTATGAAAGTGTAAATATAAATGGAAGGAAGTCAGCTGGGATGACAGAAACaatgcagcagcaacagcagcagttgCCTCAATCCCATTCACAGCATCCTTATAAGTGCACAATGTGTAACTATTCTACCACTACTTTGAAAGGCCTCCGAGTTCATCAGCAGCACAAGCACTCATTTTGTGACAACTTACCAAAATATGATGGACTGCCATCCAACATGCCACAAGAGAGCGAGGCAGATGCTCTCACCTCTGTCATCACAGTGAAGAAAAGCCAGACCTCAATTCTTGGTCTCTCatctaaaaataactttgttgCTAAGGTTGCTCGGAAGGTGTCAAATGACTACACTTTGGATCTCTCACCAGTGAAGAAAAGAACTAGAATTGATGAAATAGCAAGCAACTTGCAgagcaaaataaaccaaaacaaacagcaagaagaTGCTGTGATTAATGTAGAGGATGATGAGGAAGATGAGGTGGAGATAGAAGTGGAATTAGACAGAGAAGAAGAACAAACAGAACCAATGGTGGAGGTTTCTAGTTCTTTTGCACCCCAGCAAATGTGGGGGAGAGAGACTAATGATTCCCAGAAGGATGCAAACTTCAGAAATATATATCATGATTATAATTCCACCAATGGAGCAGAGATTGAGCTCACTTTATCTGAAGATgaggaagattatttttcttccattaacatGAAAGATCAACAGAGTCCTAATGCCTCTGTTATGGGAAGCCAGCCAAATATGTATGGCCCTGATCAGAACAACGAAGATGTGGAGATTAACGACTCTGGCAGACTTTACTATTGTAAACACTGTGATTTTAGCAACAAATCTGCCAGGAGTGTTAGCACCCACTACCAACGGATGCACCCCTACATAAAATTCAGCTTTAGGTATATCTTGGATCCAAATGATCACAGTGCAGTATACAGATGCCTTGAGTGTTATATTGACTATACAAACTTTGAAGATCTGCAGCAACACTATGGAGAGCATCACCCTGAAGCTATGAATGTATTGAACTCTGATCACTCTGATCTGATCTACCGTTGTCGCTTCTGTTCTTACACTAGCCCAAATGTTAGAAGCCTGATGCCGCATTACCAAAGAATGCATCCAACAGTGAAAATTAACAATGCAATGATATTTTCAAGCTATGTCGTTGAGCAGCAAGAGGGGCTAAACACGGAGTCTCAGACACTGAAAGAGATCTTGAATTCTGCTCCAAAATCTATGGCAACATCCACCCCTGTGGCTCATGGGACTACTGTGCCAGCAAGCTTTAACAAAAGTGCCACAAAGAGTTTTAGCCCTGAATGTGAAAATCAGAAGGCACCTTCGGTCAGTTCTGTGGTTGTTTATGACTGTGATGTATGCTCATTTGCAAGCCCTAACATGCATTCAGTTCTGGTGCATTACCAGAAAAAACACCCTGAAGAAAAAGCATCATATTTCAGAATTCAGAAGACCATGCATGTAGCTTCTGTTGACAGGGGCTCTGCCCTGGCTCAAATGTCTTTTGATATGGGGGTGTCTGTCTCCTCAAAACTGTCAAACTTGGCTTCTCAACCTCCACCTCCCCCACCACTGCCCCCAGACCTTGCTCCTGAACTCTACTATTGTAAACACTGTTCATACAGCAACCGTTCAGTTGTGGGAGTGCTTGTCCACTACCAGAAAAGGCATCCAGAAATAAAGGTCACTGCCAAGTACATCAGACAGGCACCCCCTACTGCGGCAGTGATGAAGGCTGATGAGCTGCCACCTGGGATTCAGAAACTGCCAGTGTCAATGCAGCAGTTGAGCTGGGGCAGTTCTGAGAGCTCTGTGAATACCCTTGAGAACGAAATGTTCTTCTGCCAACACTGCGATTATGGAAACCGGACTGTGAAAGGTGTGCTCATTCATTATCAAAAGAAGCATCGTGATTTCAAAGCCAATGCAGATGTGATTAGGCAGCATACAGCCACCATTAGAAGCCTTTGTGATCGTAACCAGAGGAAATCATCTGGCAGCATGCCTGCTAACACCTCCAGCACTGAACAGGACAAGACAAAGCTGAGAGCCCTCAAATGCAGGCAGTGTAGCTACACATCACCTTATTTCTATGCATTGAGGAAGCATATTAAGAAAGACCACCCAAATCTGAAGGCAACGGTCACATCCATTCTGAGATGGGCATTTTTGGATGGCTTGATAGAAGCTGGTTATCACTGTGAATGGTGCATTTATTCACATACAGACCCGAGTGGTTTGCTTGAGCATTACCAAAGGA is part of the Numenius arquata chromosome W, bNumArq3.hap1.1, whole genome shotgun sequence genome and encodes:
- the LOC141476609 gene encoding zinc finger protein 462-like isoform X2, which translates into the protein MEVLQCDGCDFRAPSYEDLKAHIQDVHTAFLQPTDVSEENPSQPRSGSMNASNQTESEFSSVKDEFTIADEIAGQNATTQMGTGSYYSQSQSFYGQHMAPNPKPTNKFFQCKFCVRYFRSKNLLIEHTRKIHGAQVGRSSIGSHTAGSLNYNVMMHKGFGKVFSCQFCTYKSPRRARIIKHQKMYHKNNLKESLTPTAASAVSELTSASVSVQEPCKELPAEVVERSILESMVKPLTKSRGNFCCEWCSYQTPRRERWCDHMMKKHRSMVKILSSLRQEQDRTSAPDVQSKSAQHASSNSNYISMNVTGHDLLNADVSNFRSSTGNSLIRPNSSVSSKFSSVSYLQMKSKLPHNSGIVNLSDRSRYGVAEMTNSSADLETNSMLNDSSSDEELNEVDSENGLNSVDHQTSGISAEQLVGSDGNKLLETKGIPFRRYMNRFQCPFCPFLTMHRRSISRHIENIHLSGKTTVYKCDECPFTCKSWLKLGAHRQCHAGTTSDWDTVNSQSENIVSSLNDNTVSYESVNINGRKSAGMTETMQQQQQQLPQSHSQHPYKCTMCNYSTTTLKGLRVHQQHKHSFCDNLPKYDGLPSNMPQESEADALTSVITVKKSQTSILGLSSKNNFVAKVARKVSNDYTLDLSPVKKRTRIDEIASNLQSKINQNKQQEDAVINVEDDEEDEVEIEVELDREEEQTEPMVEVSSSFAPQQMWGRETNDSQKDANFRNIYHDYNSTNGAEIELTLSEDEEDYFSSINMKDQQSPNASVMGSQPNMYGPDQNNEDVEINDSGRLYYCKHCDFSNKSARSVSTHYQRMHPYIKFSFRYILDPNDHSAVYRCLECYIDYTNFEDLQQHYGEHHPEAMNVLNSDHSDLIYRCRFCSYTSPNVRSLMPHYQRMHPTVKINNAMIFSSYVVEQQEGLNTESQTLKEILNSAPKSMATSTPVAHGTTVPASFNKSATKSFSPECENQKAPSVSSVVVYDCDVCSFASPNMHSVLVHYQKKHPEEKASYFRIQKTMHVASVDRGSALAQMSFDMGAFGHLEDASKLKERKVVGYKCKFCVEVHPTLRAICNHLRKHVQYGNVSSVSATVKGLRSHERSHLALAMFTREDKYSCHYCSFVSAFRHNLDRHMQTHHGHHKPFRCKLCPFKSSYNSRLKSHIRKAHAGEHAYKCSSCTFSTMTISQLKEHSLRVHGKALTLPRPRVLSLSASLGYHTSKKHISAEEVENSNDSSYSEPPDVQQQLNHYQSAALARNNNFSRIPLSGSAAGVEKTEAILNCEFCEFSSGYIQSIRRHYRDKHGGKKLFKCKDCSFYTGFKSAFTMHVEAGHSAVPEEGPKDLRCPLCLYHTKYKHNMIDHIVLHREERVVPIEVCRSKLSKYLQGVVFRCDKCTFTCSSDESLQQHIEKHNELKPYKCQLCYYETKHTEELDTHLRDEHKVSRNFELVGRVNLDQLEQMKGKTESSSSDEEEKELSHKTEERESMMYPDSGAPEKRFPCEFCGRSFTEGSEWERHVLRHGMALNESKQGTREDSKLKENTEKTVNTLTVEEKESTEKMVVDLSHNSETTVSVVAADKPLQETSEAKNE
- the LOC141476609 gene encoding zinc finger protein 462-like isoform X1, producing the protein MEVLQCDGCDFRAPSYEDLKAHIQDVHTAFLQPTDVSEENPSQPRSGSMNASNQTESEFSSVKDEFTIADEIAGQNATTQMGTGSYYSQSQSFYGQHMAPNPKPTNKFFQCKFCVRYFRSKNLLIEHTRKIHGAQVGRSSIGSHTAGSLNYNVMMHKGFGKVFSCQFCTYKSPRRARIIKHQKMYHKNNLKESLTPTAASAVSELTSASVSVQEPCKELPAEVVERSILESMVKPLTKSRGNFCCEWCSYQTPRRERWCDHMMKKHRSMVKILSSLRQEQDRTSAPDVQSKSAQHASSNSNYISMNVTGHDLLNADVSNFRSSTGNSLIRPNSSVSSKFSSVSYLQMKSKLPHNSGIVNLSDRSRYGVAEMTNSSADLETNSMLNDSSSDEELNEVDSENGLNSVDHQTSGISAEQLVGSDGNKLLETKGIPFRRYMNRFQCPFCPFLTMHRRSISRHIENIHLSGKTTVYKCDECPFTCKSWLKLGAHRQCHAGTTSDWDTVNSQSENIVSSLNDNTVSYESVNINGRKSAGMTETMQQQQQQLPQSHSQHPYKCTMCNYSTTTLKGLRVHQQHKHSFCDNLPKYDGLPSNMPQESEADALTSVITVKKSQTSILGLSSKNNFVAKVARKVSNDYTLDLSPVKKRTRIDEIASNLQSKINQNKQQEDAVINVEDDEEDEVEIEVELDREEEQTEPMVEVSSSFAPQQMWGRETNDSQKDANFRNIYHDYNSTNGAEIELTLSEDEEDYFSSINMKDQQSPNASVMGSQPNMYGPDQNNEDVEINDSGRLYYCKHCDFSNKSARSVSTHYQRMHPYIKFSFRYILDPNDHSAVYRCLECYIDYTNFEDLQQHYGEHHPEAMNVLNSDHSDLIYRCRFCSYTSPNVRSLMPHYQRMHPTVKINNAMIFSSYVVEQQEGLNTESQTLKEILNSAPKSMATSTPVAHGTTVPASFNKSATKSFSPECENQKAPSVSSVVVYDCDVCSFASPNMHSVLVHYQKKHPEEKASYFRIQKTMHVASVDRGSALAQMSFDMGVSVSSKLSNLASQPPPPPPLPPDLAPELYYCKHCSYSNRSVVGVLVHYQKRHPEIKVTAKYIRQAPPTAAVMKADELPPGIQKLPVSMQQLSWGSSESSVNTLENEMFFCQHCDYGNRTVKGVLIHYQKKHRDFKANADVIRQHTATIRSLCDRNQRKSSGSMPANTSSTEQDKTKLRALKCRQCSYTSPYFYALRKHIKKDHPNLKATVTSILRWAFLDGLIEAGYHCEWCIYSHTDPSGLLEHYQRRHPEHYVDYTYMATKLWAGLDPSPPTLVMPTEAKTYKCRDCIFEASSVWDITNHYQAFHLWAMNGDESVLLDIIKEKDAAEKIGTQLDEVRARINSENQVTSQMDQDVENPSLSQEKTIQLTSANPAISSTPYQCTVCQSEYNNLHGLLTHYGKKHPGMKVKAADFAQDIDINPGAVYKCRHCPYINTRIHGVLTHYQKRHPSVKVTAEDFVHDVEQSNDFAQNDIEETSRIFKQGYGAYRCKLCPYTHGTLEKLKIHYEKYHNQPEFDVFAQSPPKVSASVEADMVTEIKASPEIAADGVGEVSISAPHFSSSHLTSHTVFRCQLCKYFCSTRKGIARHYRIKHNNVRAQPEGKNNLFKCALCSYTNPIRKGLAAHYQKRHDIDAYYTHCLAASRTVSDKPNKVIIPSPPKDDTPQLNEELRRAVEKKKCSLCSFQSFSKKGIVSHYMKRHPGVFPKKQHESKLGSYFTAVYADEHEKSTPAEERNDFEKPEVESEVQETEWLPFRCIKCFKLSFSTAELLCMHYTDHHSKDLKRDFTILGSGTRSHNAVYQCKHCDTKLHSMAELTSHLNSHNEEFQKRAKRQERRKQLLSKQKYADGSFTDFKQEKAFGHLEDASKLKERKVVGYKCKFCVEVHPTLRAICNHLRKHVQYGNVSSVSATVKGLRSHERSHLALAMFTREDKYSCHYCSFVSAFRHNLDRHMQTHHGHHKPFRCKLCPFKSSYNSRLKSHIRKAHAGEHAYKCSSCTFSTMTISQLKEHSLRVHGKALTLPRPRVLSLSASLGYHTSKKHISAEEVENSNDSSYSEPPDVQQQLNHYQSAALARNNNFSRIPLSGSAAGVEKTEAILNCEFCEFSSGYIQSIRRHYRDKHGGKKLFKCKDCSFYTGFKSAFTMHVEAGHSAVPEEGPKDLRCPLCLYHTKYKHNMIDHIVLHREERVVPIEVCRSKLSKYLQGVVFRCDKCTFTCSSDESLQQHIEKHNELKPYKCQLCYYETKHTEELDTHLRDEHKVSRNFELVGRVNLDQLEQMKGKTESSSSDEEEKELSHKTEERESMMYPDSGAPEKRFPCEFCGRSFTEGSEWERHVLRHGMALNESKQGTREDSKLKENTEKTVNTLTVEEKESTEKMVVDLSHNSETTVSVVAADKPLQETSEAKNE